In Deltaproteobacteria bacterium, a single window of DNA contains:
- a CDS encoding PEP-CTERM sorting domain-containing protein, with protein sequence MDLHRKWRRNDRAMLIIKDSENKILYKHRLADIILVGDYGDTGWQDFTYQFPETGSGKIIFLSKNHKWGKQYRSVLLLDDVHDPVPESAPVPEPTTMLLVGTGMIGLAGLRRRLNR encoded by the coding sequence ATGGATTTGCACAGGAAGTGGAGACGAAACGACAGAGCCATGCTGATAATTAAAGACAGCGAGAATAAAATACTCTACAAGCACAGGCTGGCTGACATTATACTTGTAGGTGACTATGGGGACACTGGCTGGCAAGATTTCACGTACCAATTCCCCGAAACTGGCAGCGGCAAGATTATTTTTCTCTCCAAGAACCACAAATGGGGCAAGCAATATAGATCAGTCCTCTTGCTCGACGACGTCCACGATCCTGTTCCTGAATCTGCGCCTGTACCAGAACCAACCACAATGCTCCTGGTTGGCACGGGCATGATCGGACTCGCAGGTTTGAGACGCCGACTGAACAGGTAG